A region of the Ciona intestinalis chromosome 12, KH, whole genome shotgun sequence genome:
ATTGGAAAATTGATTTGAGAGAAAAAGCTGCGAAAGCTTTCATTGAAGTAAGATGGGTGGTTTGAATACTGTATATTTCACATGCCCACTGTCAATTTATAATATGGGtatcttttatataaaagacATAAACATAAGAAAACATACTTTATACACAATAATGGTGtaattttactattttctTATGTTTACAGTGCAGAGTCCAGTTATACCATGGGTATCTTTTATATAGGAGACATAACCATAACAAAATTACTTTATACACATATCAAAAAAGGGTGTAATAGTAATCTTTCTCATGGTTAATGTGCAgagtccagttataacattggtgtcttttATAAGGAGGACAAAAtcataacaaaatttatattatacacaaGACAAAAGAAGTATTAGTCCTTTTTTCCTATGTTTACTGTCCAGAGTCCAGtgataacatgggtgtcttcttttaGACAATCCACACAAAAACCCTATGCTTAATGTCAAGGTATTACATTGTTGGCTTGTTATAAAATAGACTAattgtatattcatacacctcatgctcactgtaacTGTATTTATACCATAGTAGTCATTTATGCATGAGTGCATGACACAGACATGATACATGcaccttatgctcgctgtTGGTTTACAAcgaatttgtgttttaactatttttactgttgatttaaaaaaataattgccacataatgtttttcaaaataaatttgccaAAAGAACTGTAATAGATGTCTATCTAATATCTGTGCCTGCAACaggttgtatatatatatatttttttgtttatcagAGGCAAAGTTCTTCCGTGAATCTCCAACGCCTTGTGTATGGAGCAGTGCAAGAGGTGGAGGAGGAGGAGAGTGGGGAGGAGGGAGAGGAGAAGTTGAGAGGGGGGTTGTTCAAGGTCACTTCAAATGAAGATGAAACAgataaaaagtatgttttaaatgtaattttgtttttagcataatttttatcttttaggttgaactttaaaaatatttttttaggcgAAAACGAAACAATCGTGAATGCTCCCGTGATCTAAGCAAGATGATTCGTGATTGGATAGATGATCATGAAGCTCGTGAATCAATCGCCGACTGTTTCGTCACAGGAAATTGGGGAGAAGAGGAAGATGCCAAGACTTTACTTGATCAGGTGAAGATAATGAACATTTTTCACAGAATTTGAATATTAGGGAACGAACTCAAAAGCTGATGTCCGCGCGTCTCCTTTTTTTCGATGCTCTTATGCTGTTGCTAAAATGTTGCACGcgagtatttaaaataaaaaaaagtgaagctactaaaagataacgagactagtcaCCATGgttttctctttaattataattcgtcgttgtgaatttgctttCTTGCAAGTAAAGAGTCGCAAAGTCTGCGAATTTGCCCGTTTTGAATTACAGCTGGTGTCGAATTACGTGAGCGCCCATTGTTTTAGtatctgattttaaataaaaagtcaaataTTTTTGGACTTTTTATATAGTAAAAACTGTgcaacaattataaataacttttaattaaatattttgaattttacattcttttatGAATAGGAGTATACAGTTTTCACAGAATGTGAATATATCATAAACTAACTTCCCTCTTATTCAAACAGGATGATGAAATATACGGAGATTTTGAAGATTTGGAAACTGGGGATGTTGTCAAGGGCAACGATGCAAAAACGACCAATCAGAATGAAGACGAAAAAGAAGATGAAATTTTTGACGCACATGAggtctttgtttgtttaaattttgattctgtttttaaataaattattggaGATTTGGACCATTTATAGTTGATGGTCCGGCcccgtggctcagtggtttaggcgccTGCATCGAAACCAAAGTGTTCCCGTTTCATGCTTGACGGCGATACTAATACTGATTGGTGGCCCCCTTTTGCATGCAAGAATTAAATGGGCTTcccaggtgttggggtaatgggccaaatctgacCTAAATTCTAGgtcaaggacctcacccacaaaataatagaaaatagtataaaatttAAGCTGACAATAATCCaataattttaagttattaaaataaaagggtTACTAGCAGTGAAGTAGAGGGGTTACTAGTGAAGTAGAGGCTAATGGGTTAGGGTCAAACTGTTGGCTGATGTTATGAATCATtggtttttttttgtctttttttttatacatggaattaatttattattataactcgGATTTCTATCACCTAATTGTAAAAATGACCCACATCacacacaaaacaaattttaaaaaattgtgtcaAAAATTTCAAATCAATATTTCCTACAAAATTTGGTCTgtgataaaaaacattttcacttTTTCTGTCATTTTTATCGTTTCTTCTCCACAGTCGAAGAAAGATCGTGAATCCAGGATGCGAGAGAAGAGGATGGAGCGGAAACGGAAGCTCAAAGAGGCGTTTGATCGAAATTATGACGTAGATAAGACAGGAGGTGCTTCTGGTGGGGTGAGTCGTAaagtttcttatttttttggcTACATTGTTGTTTATAAGTGCTATAATCCGGTTTTTAAGTACTATACTTCTACCACTAGTTTTGAAAACATCGTATTATAGCAAAAATTACTTCTTATCTCATATTcctaaaaatctaaaaaaagtCAGCAAATTTTCAACAAtgctttttatacaaatactacgaaatatttttttgtaatggaAACTGTTTAGAATTTttccagtttaaaaataactagACAATTTGTTGTTAGGGTGAGAGCACTTTGTTCGACGACGTCAAGCGCGAGTTGAATGAACAAGCTCGACTAAATAGAGAGGAATTTGAAAACATGGATGACACGACTAGGGTTCAATATGAAGGGTTTAGGtacgtatatatacaatatgatataaataaatgaatgaggCTGATTAATCCTCAAATGGtggtagggatgcacattacagaatttcgaatccatgagattcgaatccttttgtattcgaatctaattacgggattcggtattctgtttaatgacgtcattacacatcatctcatatactatattaacaatttttgaaagttattaattttgaaaaaaaatatttttgtgtttgtggaactttcgagagtaaacgtttcgtaacgtcttttcatagcctgctatacgtttcatgacgcaaaaactacccaataatacaatatttgatcattttaccactcaagatccaacaaggctattatgaaagggtcaataaactgacttttgtgggtaaaatttttttttcctataaatataaaaagattcgaaattctagattcagaattctagattcgaattaaagtattctaggatatcctagaatacctaattattctgtaatgtgcatccctaaatGGTGGTAATGgcagttattattattgcatATCTAACTCATGGGTTGTCTTGTTTATGTTGCtaaaaatttgaacaacccattaatgactgttaatatttaatattttataagatgtttattatttacttctataaggtttttatgtttatcatGACCTCTATGTTAACAATAGCATTACTTTTTATTCTCATCTGCCAAGGCAACCAAAGTTATAGTTATATACACCTCttggagttaccatgtatgtaccTTTGAGGgctattgtttttttcttgtatgGTTGTAGACTTGTGCagtcattagtgaccactgggttggaacaattgtcgttaaatATATtcccaaaggacacatacgcccatattTTTGGTCGcatcaaatattaaacactGTATTTCTTAGTTACCAAGTGACCTAtgtaaccactgtgccacagtGGTCAActggaacatttttttttcaaatatatgaTATTGATGACAGTATACTCATGTTTATGTGTTATGGGCAGACTTTTTCTTGggaacttgttttttttttaatctcaAAGGTAAGTCTTGCAAATTGCTTAAAGCTATATAAAATTGAATTCATTCGTCttacttaaaaacaataatagtGCTGTTTTAGAAACTACAAAGCTGTGTTACCTTTTTGTCCTTaaccaaaaaatatgtttaacgCACAATATTCCCACAGACCTGGTATGTACGTTCGTCTTGAACTGAGGGGAATTCCCGCTGAGATGATCCAACAGTTTGACCCCCATTACCCCCTGATAGTGGGTGGGGTGTCGTCAACTGAGGAAAACATGGGGTTTCTACGTACAAGGGTGAAAAGACACAGATGGTACAAGAGGATACTTAAAGTAAGCTGTGTGTGTTACTTCATttattgtaattaattaattttcatatattttttagtttttatatgtttgagataagtttaattttatttttaaatctttttaaaagtttatctctagattttaaacaaatattagtgtttaatgtgtttttattcccTCTAAATTTTTGTACTCCTGTTATCTTGAATGTCTTAGTTTTTTAGTGTTGTGTGTGTATTTTTcagtaaattaaaatttccacACCCTCAAGTTTATAACTGGTAACCCACaagcagacacaaggtgtatgaagccacagCATAATATGCATTTTGATTCCCATGTTATTATAACTCAGTTATCATCATTTTTAAGTGACAGTTTAAGTCTGGTGGCGtcaggtaaaaaatataattataagtTTTGGTGACAATAAGTTATGATCATTATTAAGTGGCCTGTCCGGCATAGTGGTTTGGGCGCTTGCCTCttacccagaggtaatgggttcaaggctcgtcgctgccaccattgtgggtgtatgtgtccttgggcgagacacctaacggcaatttctccaacccagtggtcactaatgggttgtccaaattattaaccatacaaaaaataacccacaaagtaacattcatggtaactcgtaagctgacaaggtgtatgaaacagaacacctgtgttaaaacaactgtcgttttccggccaggcgaggataaggtaagttacattcatttattcaattatttattttcatactACCTTCAGACCAGAGATCCTCTCATAGTTTCAATTGGTTGGCGTCGTTACCAGACACTCCCTATGTATTATATGGAAGATCACAACTTAAGGCAACGTATGTTAAAATACACACCTGAACATATGCATTGTTGGGCTTTGTTCTATGGACCTATTACACCACAGGTATAATGCCTAAACATTATTACAGCAATTTTTTTCATGCTAGTTATTAAGTTAACGGTGTACATAAATTGTTACTTCATTCTAACTGTTGggattttaatttagtttggATATATAAGAATTTATTTGGAATAAGTTATtcgtaatttttattatacgAAAGTTACATAATCATACAAACTGTTGATACaaagcataatgtaaatataaaatcggaATCAGCCAAGTTTTTTATCATACTTCAGGTCAGcttattcattttaattagATTGATCAAATAATATATCAAACTTTACCATTACTCTactttaatctaaaaaaagaCTAATAACTGATTGCTTCTTTAGTCTTATGCCTATCAAAGTAAATAGACTTACAACAAGTAAGGACagccattgtttaaaaacaatggtcAATGGACGCCATCTTGTTTCCCACATAAGACGTGCGCAATGCCGGtgcaaaatatgttaaatacatatatataattgtgtaaCATAAATAACCCAAACATTGCCCAAAAATGAGCAAATATGTCGGTTTACGCTTGTGAAGTGCAACGATGGTAGGCAGGAAAAAATGTAGGAAACAAGATGGAGGCCTTGTCCTTACTGGCTGATATCTATGTTCTTTGGTGCCTTTACTAACCCCACACTCTTACATCCCAGCTAAGTACTTTAATCCAACCCCCAGGGCACAGGTTTTCTTGCTGTGCAGTCCATCAGTGGTGCGACTCCTGATTTCCGTATATCTGCTACTGGGACTGTACTGGAGTCGGACTGTAGCACTCAGCTTGTTAAGAAACTTAAACTGGTTGGTTATCCGTACAAAATCTACAAGAACACTTGTTTTATTAAGGTGAGTCCATTGAATGTATCTATGATTGTAACATActtagcaccctgggtgttggggtaatgggccaatcctggcctaaatcctaggacccatggcagACCAcgctgtgggacctcacccacatagaatataacaaaataaaacatactttatcctcgcgtctCCCCAAAACGAAgaaacatacgcccacaatggtagcaacgaagagccttgaacccactacctctgggttagaggcgggcgctaaccaactgtgctacggttCCGGACAATTACTGTATTGAAgataatatgtaaaaaaatgaaagactAAAAATAAGGAATTGGAGGTTGCTGCTTTAAAAAgcctttaaaaaaacaaaattactttttttattactattattaaaacaaaagtgtccatgaacacaaaaacattttgtgtCTATTATTTAGTTATCCGATTTTTACTATGTATAATATGTTCTTTAAATCAAGACAGAcctgtttttatctttaaactgatttttatgaaacaaaagaaaaaatcatTGTGTTTGTAAATTTCAAATTGCTGCTATAAAATTCCTTAATaaccaaaaaattattttctaaaatcattttttttttaattaaaaaaaaattattattgagCCCAGCTTTTTATCAACTTTTAGGGAATGTTCAACAGCCCACTGGAAGTAGCAAAGTTTGAAGGTGCTTCTATTCGTTCAGTGAGTGGTATACGTGGGCATGTGAAGAAAGCTGTCACTAATGGTGGTAAAGAGCAAGGACCTCCCGGTGCGTTCCGTGCAATGTTCGAGGACAAACTTCTAATGAGCGATGTCGTATTCTGTAGGACCTGGTATCCAGTCCAAGTGAGTGTTTTTTTGCATCGTAACTAAACAAAACTAGTGCTTATCTAATCACCcaataaaaaacatacttggtaactcaaaagctggcacaaggtgtatgaaacaaaacacccgtattataatgacggttgttttccggccatgctaggataaagcaagttatatccATTCATCTTGGGCAAGACGTTTAATGCATTTGCTTTTTGACACTTCTTTTTTTAGCCACGATTTTTGacacttttctttttttagccACGATTTTTGACACTTTTCTCATTTTAGCCACGTTTTTGACACTTTTCTTATTTTACCCGTAACAGGTTATAACGGCTGACATTTTGCTAATTTGCTAATGTTTTTTCatgcacatggtgtattcaaatACCTCATGCACACAGTCGAGTTTCAATATAGCGTTCCATTTTACACATCatgtacctcatgctcactgccaaaCTATAGTGTGTATTTTGACAACTGACACATATTGCAATTATACACTTTTAACATTCACTGtccatttataaaattgttgtcctctaataccctttttgcatggtcacttttatgcgcggaagtactcgcatatttactcgcaaaaataaagttaacacgcataacgtcataagcatGTCATCTAGTGTAGatggttggttgttactcgcattatgcgagtaatgAAAAGTATGGTGGAAagacagttttatttttaagagcctaatctttttcgggtattattttaatagtttttagttggtaatagcaccataaagtaccagaacttattttataaagtagatttatcaaaataagctaactcaatgttgatacgcgcataaacaaatgaccatgcaaaataaagcggttagcgagttatcatatgacgagttaatgcggaACGTTATTCGCAtcaactttttaccatgcagaAAGGATataatacaccagacacacatgtttttttttaaaccttccACAAAACAATACACACCCTTTTGCAAAACATGATAATCCATAACTAGAGCATTTACATTTGCTACCAGCACCCATATAATACCCCCCACCCCCCTCCCAGGTTCCCAAGATGTACATTGTTGTTTCTAACTTAATGATAAACAAGAAAGATTCGTGGCAAGCAATGAAAACTGTTGGCCAACTTCGTTTTGAACAAAATCTTAAAGTACCAGTTAATGAAGACTCCTTGTACAAGGTAAGTGctctattatttaaaaaaagtcttttcttttttttctttaattaaactgaaaccatattttttaatactttttttcactaaattttttactaattgttttttttaggtaaaaatgtgttttttttgcattaatgtcattatatttttaaattacaaacctGTTGTCGTTTTCATTAACCAACGTCCAACAGCAGCATAACGTCTAACGTGAACAGATTTCAGGGACTGTAATGTTCTGTTGAAATATTCATGAAAACTTAGTATGCTGTCAAGTTTTCCATAATAAACAACTGTACATTTGTGACCACTAACTTAAAATTGAACCCAGACCAGACAAAGTCCTAGTTCTCATGGTGTGCTTCTACCCTTCCATGTAGAATGCATATTGTGCTCTCTGTCAAGTAATACTTAACACGGCTAACTAGGTGCACAAGCGCATAGTACTTTATTACTTGACATTTTTAATCCAAATTATaacccaaaaaaataacatttctttcttttttagcCAATTGTTCGACCTGAAGGCCGACAGTTCTCTAGTTTGGTGATTCCCCGCGCACTGCAGAAAGAACTTCCATTTAAATCGAAACCGAAATATTTACGAGggaaaaatcaaacaaaacatgatAAACTAATGAAGAAGGCAGTTGTTAGAGAACCAAAAGATAGACAGGTAACTTTTTTCAAACTCTATcatcttatttttttgcaaaatgattaacctaaaaaaaaactattccattggttaattttattattagtgaaaaattttgttaataatttaaaaaatacttaattgCAACAGTTTTCTTTATAGAATGGTGACACTCTATTACTGCTTGgatatttttattgctttaGTTAGTTTTCTTATACTGGTTACTAGATATgcaattttgtgggtgattacacaacccattagtgacccaCTAATAGTGagcactgggttggagcaattactggtaaagtgtcttgccctagAACACACAGTGCTATTAAAAATACAGCCTATTTTACACCTATTTTATGAATTAGAAACCTTACTGTTAATTCTCAATATTTCAGATTGCTGCATTAATGAATGCTTTACGCACCATggataaaaacaagaaacaaactAAGAAATTGGAGCGAAAAAAGCAAATGGCTGAGCACAAGAAATTATTAGAAAAGCAAGTGGTTAAAGATCAATGGAGACACAAGGAAGCAAAGAAGAAAATTTATAAAGCTCTTGCTAAATCTGagaagaaaaaatcaaaagtttctgaagaatgataaaaaaaatattttgattttttcgaAATAAATGATAAGTGAGCGGTCAAATTGTGATCATGACTACAAAAAAGTTGCGTTATAATGAATTATTGTTAGCATCGGTaaagctgtttaaaaaaatgataaaagggttatttaaaaaaaattagtttatataaaattacagGAGGTAATCATACTTTAATttgactttaaattaaaaaaaatatattttatagttttaatgcAGTTTTGGGGTTAGTTTATTACATGTGGTGGtctatttattaatatatctatataattGAAAAAGGGATGTAGTAATCTGAAAGTTTTTGATggaattaaacaatttttctataaaaataagtatttaaaaaaaactaatatcaTAGAATACTAACTTCTAGAAAAAGTGTAAGTTAGTATTTTGTTCTAACATTGGTAATTAAATCCACATAAGTCTCTTTAATTATCCAAAAATACATATGGGTGTTTCGTGTTTGTCCAGTGCAAAGTTGTTTGGctaacattaatatttaacaagcTGTGTTAGTTTAATGTTGAAACAATGTTGGGTGTCCTTGTAAAAAATCACAACTAGTTAATTATCTATGGGATCTCAGCAAACCAACATTTATTATCAATTGATGATATAGCTGTTTCTGTTGGTCACTGAGAACAATGGATGAAGaggtaaattaaatacaatatgtttctgaagtaaaatattaaatttcttactaaaactattttttgtagatgtatatatgtatgattCAACCGatttctttaattgtttttcgcTCTAAAATCTTGTGTCTTTACTGatttaagtaatttattttttgtaatttcactctgtatttgtaaaaaaaataattttgaagtaagttttttttctcacgttattttttaagttatttcaATCGCTCTATTAGTAGTTAAAGTTGCACAGTTTTAAAcgttgaaaacaaaatttttaaatcttaagcaataaaatgttgttctaacaaaaactttgtttctatttttcagaCTGTTccaaaagtttcaaaaagaAAATCTCGGCTCTTCCAATTCTTAATTTTGCTTGTTACTGTAGCAATTGTTGCTACTATTTGTGGATTGGTTATTTATTATGTTGGTGTAGTGGGTGATGGACAAGGTACGATACTAATTTGTGCAAAAtgttacctttttattttctataaaaataataaataattttcaaaatattttactcttTTATTTGTGGTGTACAACTATTTgaaatttcaaaacaatactatttgtgattttgttatattttagtttattctTTGTAAACCTATTAAATGCATATCTGTTTGGCCCCGTGCCGCAGTGGTTAACTTGTCTGCCTTCAACCTAGAGGTTACGAGTTCAAGGTTTATCGCATATgcatccttgggcaagacacttaacataattgctcaaacccagtagtcactaattggttgtccaaactgtcagccatacataaaacaaaaagtgcatgaaacagaacacttgtgttataagactgtcattgcccctcTACAtgaagaaaaataagttacgtagATTCATTCGTTCCCCGCTTGTGTCTGTAAAACTGCAACCCACTTTTCCCAAGAAAGCTTACTCAGTTATTGCTCATGGACACATGAACAGTTTATCATTTCTCAAaccctatttataaatattttgtcttaAGTTAAAAACCCCTGTAATAACTGACAGAAATTTTGAGTACAACAGCCATGCTCTTTAATTGACACTCTTTCCCCCAATTTTTATccaacgtgttttaacaactgctgttttgctgttgcttctcttctctttgttctttaaataacatgatcttcgctatcgttttcgaagagataaataaaaattatgttataaataacttTCTGTTATGTGATGGAGTATTCAATCATATTgtgtataataaacatatttttaggCAACACCAATGAACCAGCCCTTGACTCCACCAGTTCTCCAATATTACCAACAACAGACTCTGCTACTTCTCCAATTACTTCATCAAATATTTTCTACATTGGAGCAGCAAGAACAGATGTTACCGGTCCTGTAGTACAAGTTAATATGGTGGGTtgaaaagattaaaacaaatagGCAAAAATTTTGCTTTCTTCTGAAATTACCCACAAACATCTCTTTGTTTTGGAGCAGGGCCTTTTAACCTTTTACAAATTGACCCAAATATTTAGCATAAATTAATGGCAACGATTTAGCAATTCAATTTCTAAATTAATGAAATACACATATGTTTTCAGTAAACAAAACTTGATTTAACgcaactaaacaaatatttacaaaaaactgcaaaagctgattaaatcttaaaatgtacagttCAAAGCGTTTTACTGTTCTAGAGTGTCAGGAAAACGAGTGTGGTTTATAGTGTTATGGTTGAAATAACATAagtatatttttcttttaaaaacaaccaaaaaaatattttatagcttTATGTTCCCAGAgcataaattaaatttcatttcaCTTTTCAGATGGGTTATGCCCATCCAGAGCAGGTGGCTAATGGACTTCATACACGATTATACAGTCGAGCATTT
Encoded here:
- the LOC100185882 gene encoding ribosome biogenesis protein BMS1 homolog encodes the protein MDTDAPAKAHRARRAGRKAEKRQKNSEDADTKQRNPKAFAIQSTNKLNRAFRRAQDVKARKHHIPVVDRTPQEPPPIVVAIVGPPKVGKTTLLNGILKNYTRQKVSEIKGPVTLVSGKHRRLTLIECNNDMTSMIDIAKVADLILLMIDASFGFEMETFEFLNICQVHGFPKVMGILTHLDSFKQQKTLKKTKKALKHRFWTELYQGAKLFYLSGMVFGEYQRTEVRNLCRFISVMKFRPLTWRSTHSYVFADRMEDITDPETLRVEPTCNRNISIYGYVRGTHLKPSTAVHIPGAGDYRLHNISFLHDPCPLPDRGDKKQRRSLDVHERVMYAPMSGVGGIVYDKDAVYIDVDGSNNTAESQQQNVPETILKSSIIDSSKTIDSKMEESKVSLFTGDEPLSTEQAESMINMKMPDEEVVHQEDGRVRRRDVFHDNDGEGREDSGIDDSDDEDSDESDDEFYPQDEAQDAENQDEEIDMETEQVEQEDEDSDEDKVEGSGLNWKIDLREKAAKAFIERQSSSVNLQRLVYGAVQEVEEEESGEEGEEKLRGGLFKVTSNEDETDKKRKRNNRECSRDLSKMIRDWIDDHEARESIADCFVTGNWGEEEDAKTLLDQDDEIYGDFEDLETGDVVKGNDAKTTNQNEDEKEDEIFDAHESKKDRESRMREKRMERKRKLKEAFDRNYDVDKTGGASGGGESTLFDDVKRELNEQARLNREEFENMDDTTRVQYEGFRPGMYVRLELRGIPAEMIQQFDPHYPLIVGGVSSTEENMGFLRTRVKRHRWYKRILKTRDPLIVSIGWRRYQTLPMYYMEDHNLRQRMLKYTPEHMHCWALFYGPITPQGTGFLAVQSISGATPDFRISATGTVLESDCSTQLVKKLKLVGYPYKIYKNTCFIKGMFNSPLEVAKFEGASIRSVSGIRGHVKKAVTNGGKEQGPPGAFRAMFEDKLLMSDVVFCRTWYPVQVPKMYIVVSNLMINKKDSWQAMKTVGQLRFEQNLKVPVNEDSLYKPIVRPEGRQFSSLVIPRALQKELPFKSKPKYLRGKNQTKHDKLMKKAVVREPKDRQIAALMNALRTMDKNKKQTKKLERKKQMAEHKKLLEKQVVKDQWRHKEAKKKIYKALAKSEKKKSKVSEE